A region of Edaphobacter acidisoli DNA encodes the following proteins:
- a CDS encoding VirB8/TrbF family protein, with the protein MTKRKHELRTTDAGRRFLELYSEPVVANSYLKVALLVLSAVTVVMLVLLYRAQTSALHLKPLIISVADTGRGQVVAYTDFSHIPVERVSKYYLARWAELYYGRNHATLQRDFAESLSFLSDDLQASTMARVNNEKTLQAFLLDPGAPNVDIEISAVVLEDTRQSPYRARVEFEKVFYSPGSHEEQRRERWTANVVYDFRSQVPNAMLLTNPLGLVITYIHQDQAFEE; encoded by the coding sequence ATGACCAAGCGAAAGCACGAACTTCGAACGACTGATGCGGGGCGCAGATTCCTGGAGCTTTACTCCGAACCGGTCGTCGCGAACTCTTACCTGAAGGTTGCTCTCCTGGTGCTCTCTGCAGTGACCGTGGTGATGCTTGTGCTGCTCTACCGCGCTCAAACTTCGGCCTTGCATCTGAAGCCGCTGATTATCTCCGTTGCCGACACCGGCCGCGGGCAGGTCGTCGCCTATACGGATTTCTCGCATATTCCCGTCGAGCGCGTCAGCAAGTACTATCTTGCCCGCTGGGCCGAGCTCTACTACGGACGCAATCATGCCACGCTCCAGCGTGACTTTGCCGAATCCCTGAGCTTCCTTTCGGATGATCTCCAGGCATCGACGATGGCGCGCGTAAACAACGAGAAGACGCTTCAGGCCTTCTTGCTTGATCCCGGCGCTCCGAACGTGGACATCGAGATCAGTGCCGTTGTGCTTGAAGACACGCGGCAGTCGCCCTACCGCGCCCGCGTCGAGTTCGAGAAGGTCTTCTACTCGCCCGGAAGTCACGAGGAGCAACGCAGGGAACGCTGGACCGCCAACGTCGTCTACGACTTCCGCAGTCAGGTACCGAATGCGATGCTCCTCACTAACCCGCTCGGTCTGGTCATCACCTACATCCACCAGGACCAGGCATTCGAGGAGTAA
- a CDS encoding single-stranded DNA-binding protein, whose product MALYTNKVTLKGYLGKDAESFKTKQQKTVTVLSLATRSGYKKGDNWVGRTEWHRIVVFGKSAESAKALRKGDHVEAQGELCSSEFDCITDGVTVKRRNWEIHAGNVRKVTPPASSATTSTGGDPIPGENAA is encoded by the coding sequence ATGGCACTCTACACCAACAAAGTCACGCTGAAGGGTTATCTCGGCAAGGACGCCGAGAGCTTCAAGACGAAGCAGCAAAAGACCGTCACCGTTCTCTCGCTCGCGACCAGGTCTGGTTACAAGAAGGGCGACAACTGGGTGGGCCGCACGGAGTGGCACCGCATCGTTGTTTTCGGCAAATCGGCTGAGTCAGCCAAAGCCCTCCGCAAAGGCGACCACGTTGAAGCCCAGGGCGAGCTATGCTCGTCCGAGTTCGACTGCATCACCGATGGTGTGACGGTCAAACGTCGCAATTGGGAGATCCACGCCGGCAATGTCCGCAAGGTCACACCACCTGCCTCCTCAGCCACCACGTCAACCGGAGGCGATCCGATCCCTGGGGAGAACGCGGCATAA
- a CDS encoding type IV secretory system conjugative DNA transfer family protein, giving the protein MSVTAKLRSLLHPVIEHRTLITFGVSVASGIVLQSLYPVRGADFLLRLVALECPLIFEGLVGSYRLFLYSTPFLTFSILCSLAYIHLYEPRPDKDAGALPPYPDPKLRRSLFLVAGEVHQQLKPQPSAAPAWLSIPEEGLYTGVCVVGAIGSGKTQAFILPAMRQLFAYRADDSHHKLSGIVLEVKGDLCRQARKILADYGRADDYIEVSLTGNVRYNPLNNDLDPYAQAFNIASVITAIWGKGKEPFWQQSYTDLVRYVIMLHHVRDGYVTMLDISRTVISSGSLEEMLIVTGRRFTARSFVSVKHDDYSAYESILSPHGFVWDQALGQHVARWTVELETTILQKTAITASIYRHKLDDTALWERWKSVHYWYWEHWKYFRSEVKTSIIQGIAVFLSLFETDPQVRRVFCPPKELYDERPCASDPDGAVLPSFDELIELGKVVGLNFPAALNPALARIIGTLMKVDYQRAVLLRIPRIEDESERHLRPTVFLCDEYQNFATVGGDTPTGDERFLSLSRQPKCIPIVATQSISSLKEALPNEGVKTLLQAFRTKIFLSTSDPDTARYASELCGKIDKTRISYTVSESSSNANVGWLSGRTLSSRGSVSASKQYQKHKEPLFDENAFFELKNAQSIAVAFDGITPLAPTYCYLKPDFLPVTMTWFEQERIAFDPKRMRE; this is encoded by the coding sequence ATGAGCGTAACAGCAAAGCTCCGCAGCCTGCTACATCCGGTGATCGAGCATCGAACGCTCATTACTTTCGGAGTGAGTGTAGCTTCCGGTATTGTCCTCCAGAGTCTCTATCCGGTTCGCGGTGCCGATTTTCTGTTGCGCCTCGTCGCACTTGAGTGTCCTCTCATCTTCGAGGGACTCGTTGGGAGTTACAGGCTGTTTCTCTACAGCACTCCGTTCCTTACCTTCTCCATTCTGTGCTCACTAGCCTATATCCACCTGTACGAACCGCGTCCAGACAAGGACGCAGGGGCGCTGCCTCCTTATCCCGATCCTAAACTTCGTCGGAGCCTGTTTCTGGTTGCCGGTGAAGTCCATCAGCAGTTGAAGCCGCAACCATCGGCGGCTCCCGCTTGGCTCTCAATCCCGGAGGAAGGACTTTATACGGGCGTCTGCGTCGTCGGCGCCATCGGATCCGGAAAGACCCAGGCATTCATTCTGCCGGCCATGCGTCAGCTTTTCGCGTATCGTGCCGATGACTCACACCACAAACTGTCAGGCATCGTTCTTGAGGTCAAAGGCGACCTCTGCCGTCAGGCGCGGAAGATACTTGCGGACTATGGCCGGGCCGACGATTACATCGAGGTCTCGCTCACCGGCAACGTCCGTTACAACCCGCTCAACAACGATCTTGACCCTTACGCCCAGGCGTTCAACATCGCCTCGGTCATCACAGCCATCTGGGGCAAGGGCAAGGAACCGTTCTGGCAGCAGTCCTATACCGACCTTGTGCGCTACGTGATCATGCTTCACCATGTCCGCGACGGCTACGTGACCATGCTGGATATTTCCCGTACCGTCATCAGCTCGGGATCACTCGAAGAGATGCTGATCGTCACGGGACGGCGCTTCACTGCACGCTCTTTCGTAAGCGTGAAACACGATGACTATTCTGCATACGAGTCAATCCTGTCACCACATGGTTTTGTCTGGGACCAGGCGCTTGGCCAACACGTCGCTCGCTGGACCGTAGAACTGGAAACCACGATCCTCCAGAAAACTGCAATTACGGCATCTATATATAGACATAAGCTAGACGATACTGCCCTGTGGGAGCGCTGGAAGAGCGTTCACTACTGGTACTGGGAGCACTGGAAATATTTTCGTTCCGAGGTCAAGACCTCCATCATTCAGGGGATTGCCGTCTTCCTCTCCCTGTTCGAGACCGATCCTCAGGTGCGCCGTGTCTTCTGCCCGCCCAAAGAACTCTACGACGAGAGGCCTTGCGCCTCTGATCCTGACGGTGCTGTGCTCCCTTCGTTCGATGAACTGATCGAGTTGGGCAAAGTAGTCGGACTCAACTTCCCTGCAGCGCTCAATCCGGCACTCGCCAGGATCATCGGCACCCTAATGAAGGTGGACTATCAGCGGGCCGTCCTGTTACGCATCCCACGGATCGAGGATGAGTCGGAGCGACACCTTCGGCCTACCGTCTTCCTGTGTGATGAATATCAGAACTTTGCCACCGTCGGCGGTGATACCCCAACTGGTGACGAGCGATTCCTGTCTCTATCCCGTCAACCGAAGTGCATCCCCATCGTCGCGACGCAAAGCATTTCCTCGCTCAAGGAGGCTCTGCCTAATGAAGGCGTCAAGACGCTGCTCCAGGCTTTCCGCACGAAGATATTCCTCTCCACCTCGGACCCGGACACGGCGCGCTATGCGTCGGAGTTGTGCGGCAAGATAGACAAGACCCGCATCAGTTACACGGTCTCAGAATCCAGTTCCAATGCTAACGTCGGATGGCTGAGTGGGCGCACTTTATCGAGCCGCGGCTCCGTCTCCGCCTCCAAGCAGTACCAGAAGCATAAGGAACCGCTCTTCGATGAGAACGCCTTCTTTGAACTGAAGAATGCCCAGTCCATCGCCGTCGCCTTCGACGGAATTACGCCTTTGGCCCCAACCTACTGTTACCTCAAACCGGACTTCCTGCCCGTCACCATGACCTGGTTCGAGCAGGAACGGATCGCATTCGACCCCAAAAGGATGCGCGAGTGA
- a CDS encoding CpaF family protein, which yields MSFEIILPFLRPIKHLLEAETVSEIMVNPDSSVWVEEAGEIQLLPCIRFDDGALQTGLEVIANRFGKKLDQDSPILNLRLPDGSRMAAMIPPIVHPAPLMTIRKFTSRNFSLGDLIERGMVATSQGVTLSEAVHNGKNILISGGTGTGKTTLLNVLADAIPDHERVLVIEDTAELHIRKRHVVSAESQIDTHHSHVTFDDLLKAVLRHRPDRIIVGEVRGVEARTLLDAMNTGHRGTLATIHANGPEEAIRRLAQLASRAGSRAALAMVEQEVRSCLDIIVHLSRRNGIRSVGSIFKCRKAQKLDRGAPE from the coding sequence GTGAGCTTTGAGATCATCCTTCCGTTTCTTAGACCGATCAAGCACCTGCTCGAAGCCGAGACCGTCTCCGAGATCATGGTAAATCCCGACTCCTCCGTCTGGGTTGAAGAGGCAGGTGAGATCCAGTTGCTGCCATGCATCCGGTTCGACGATGGAGCACTACAAACAGGTCTAGAGGTCATCGCCAACCGCTTTGGCAAAAAACTCGACCAGGACTCCCCGATCCTAAACCTTCGCCTTCCCGATGGTAGTCGCATGGCGGCAATGATCCCGCCTATCGTCCATCCCGCGCCTCTGATGACGATTCGCAAATTCACCTCGCGCAATTTTAGTCTTGGCGATCTCATCGAGCGGGGCATGGTGGCTACAAGCCAGGGTGTAACGTTGTCCGAGGCTGTCCACAATGGCAAAAACATCCTCATCTCAGGTGGCACGGGCACTGGAAAGACAACCCTCCTGAACGTCCTTGCGGACGCCATCCCGGACCACGAGCGCGTCCTGGTGATCGAAGACACAGCGGAACTCCACATCCGCAAGCGACATGTTGTTTCGGCGGAATCTCAAATCGACACACACCACAGCCACGTGACCTTCGATGATCTGCTCAAGGCTGTCCTGCGGCACAGGCCCGACCGGATCATCGTCGGCGAGGTGCGCGGAGTTGAGGCCCGAACTCTCCTCGATGCTATGAACACAGGCCATCGCGGCACGCTCGCGACAATCCATGCCAATGGCCCGGAAGAGGCAATCCGCCGGCTTGCCCAGCTTGCTTCGCGGGCAGGAAGTAGAGCTGCGTTGGCCATGGTCGAGCAGGAAGTCAGAAGCTGCCTCGACATCATCGTGCATCTCTCAAGGCGTAACGGAATCCGGTCGGTCGGTTCAATCTTCAAGTGCCGGAAGGCTCAGAAGCTGGATCGCGGCGCTCCTGAATGA
- a CDS encoding LysR family transcriptional regulator, which yields MRIPALTIDILVAVVALVKRRTYVLAGEELSLSASAVHKRVRTAENLLGRRLFIGTDEGMSLTKEGQIFYADATRTVEQALLAEERMKSFAGLDARRLLVGHSTYLPPPLLGFLMRFEGIENTTIRIRHCPGLTAALVGRVVDGTLHVAVGELPFAHPALLTRQLSEEPVVACVPKSHPLALKPLVRFEDLDDVPVIAVGREHSPQQYEEVEEYFEGSGVRLRVVADAFGPPEALHMVEQNVGICLLGASSARNSTVISKPLPARTLTRKIGVYVREDNRHPALSEFVDLLLRKATSRQEGHSRQSTPAQRRHH from the coding sequence ATGCGGATTCCGGCATTGACGATCGACATCTTGGTGGCGGTCGTCGCTCTGGTGAAACGGAGGACATATGTGCTGGCTGGCGAAGAGCTGTCGTTGAGTGCCTCGGCAGTCCATAAGCGTGTCCGCACGGCGGAGAACCTGCTCGGCCGGCGTCTGTTTATCGGAACTGATGAAGGTATGTCACTCACCAAAGAGGGGCAGATATTCTATGCAGACGCGACGCGGACAGTGGAACAGGCGCTCCTCGCAGAGGAACGGATGAAATCTTTCGCTGGGTTGGATGCGAGGCGTCTTCTTGTTGGTCACTCAACCTATTTGCCGCCGCCGCTTCTGGGGTTCCTGATGCGGTTCGAAGGAATTGAAAATACTACGATACGCATTAGGCACTGCCCCGGCCTGACGGCAGCGCTTGTCGGGCGAGTTGTGGATGGAACGCTCCATGTGGCCGTCGGCGAGTTGCCATTTGCTCATCCAGCATTGCTCACCCGTCAGCTGTCCGAGGAACCGGTAGTAGCGTGCGTTCCGAAATCTCACCCGCTCGCGCTCAAGCCTCTTGTACGATTTGAGGATCTTGACGACGTGCCCGTTATTGCGGTGGGGCGCGAGCACTCGCCACAGCAATATGAGGAGGTCGAAGAATACTTTGAAGGCTCAGGTGTGCGGCTAAGGGTTGTGGCTGATGCGTTTGGTCCGCCCGAAGCCCTCCACATGGTGGAGCAGAATGTCGGTATCTGCCTGCTTGGCGCGTCTTCCGCAAGAAACTCCACAGTGATCTCGAAGCCCTTGCCTGCGCGGACATTGACGAGAAAGATCGGAGTTTACGTAAGAGAGGATAATCGGCATCCGGCATTGAGCGAGTTCGTCGATCTGTTACTGCGCAAGGCTACTTCAAGGCAGGAGGGGCATTCCAGGCAATCTACACCCGCGCAGCGTAGACACCACTAA